One window from the genome of Dyadobacter sp. CECT 9275 encodes:
- a CDS encoding purple acid phosphatase family protein produces the protein MRLNGFTLLSILAILSGILSPVLFAQKNKTYPASPFPDRVILGFKGDPAHSQAVSWRTDATILNAMAAIHEADPSPDFQPKATVVRATSQQVTLDGSLVTFHEVNFTDLKPATQYVYRVGNGSYWSEWFQFTTASEKREPVSVLYFGDAQNDIRSMWSRAIRGAFSKMPKANLIIHAGDLVNHSYTDAEWGEWFEAGGWINGMVANLPSPGNHEYVGDGTEIRKLSGHWRPQFALPENGPEGLAETAYYIDYQGIRFISFDTEAGLQQASVMDRQIAWLEKVLRENTNRWTVMIHHHPVLSTNSSKKRSNDDWHTKLELLYKKYKVDIALQGHEHTYARGVNIPIGQSRKKPDGPVYVVSVSGPKMSGLAPQDWMDRAAANTQLYQTITISEDKLSYQAFTVSGDLYDTFELIKNRKGVNRLKELSTEIKIRERVELPERMLKSLKEEDLKEYNERFRAYKKRKGLN, from the coding sequence ATGAGACTTAACGGTTTTACCCTTCTATCAATACTCGCCATTCTTTCGGGCATTCTGAGTCCTGTGCTTTTTGCGCAGAAAAACAAAACTTATCCCGCCTCTCCTTTCCCTGATCGTGTTATTCTCGGATTCAAAGGTGACCCTGCCCATTCACAGGCCGTTAGCTGGCGGACGGACGCTACCATCCTTAACGCAATGGCCGCTATTCATGAAGCGGACCCCTCGCCAGATTTTCAGCCGAAAGCAACCGTGGTGAGGGCAACCAGCCAGCAGGTAACCCTGGATGGAAGCCTGGTTACTTTTCATGAGGTGAATTTCACAGATCTCAAACCCGCAACGCAGTATGTTTATCGGGTTGGGAACGGATCGTACTGGAGTGAGTGGTTTCAATTCACTACTGCATCAGAGAAACGAGAGCCCGTATCTGTCCTTTATTTCGGCGACGCTCAAAACGACATCCGATCCATGTGGTCAAGAGCCATCAGAGGTGCATTTTCCAAAATGCCAAAAGCAAACCTGATCATCCATGCCGGTGACCTTGTCAACCATTCCTACACCGATGCGGAATGGGGCGAGTGGTTTGAAGCCGGAGGCTGGATAAATGGCATGGTGGCCAACCTACCATCGCCCGGGAATCATGAATACGTTGGAGATGGTACCGAAATCAGAAAACTGTCCGGACACTGGCGTCCTCAATTTGCATTACCTGAAAACGGCCCCGAAGGCCTGGCAGAAACGGCTTACTATATTGATTACCAAGGAATCAGATTTATTTCCTTTGATACCGAGGCAGGTCTTCAGCAGGCATCCGTAATGGACAGACAGATTGCCTGGCTCGAAAAGGTACTCCGGGAAAACACAAACCGCTGGACCGTGATGATCCATCACCACCCGGTACTTTCGACTAATTCTTCCAAAAAAAGAAGTAACGACGACTGGCACACCAAACTGGAACTGCTCTATAAAAAATACAAAGTGGATATTGCCTTACAGGGACATGAACATACCTATGCCAGGGGTGTGAATATTCCGATAGGGCAAAGCAGGAAAAAGCCTGATGGCCCCGTATATGTCGTTTCCGTAAGCGGCCCTAAAATGAGTGGCCTCGCTCCCCAGGACTGGATGGACCGGGCCGCTGCAAATACCCAACTTTACCAGACCATTACCATCAGCGAAGACAAGCTCTCCTACCAGGCATTCACCGTCAGTGGGGACTTGTATGACACCTTTGAACTGATCAAAAACAGAAAAGGCGTAAATCGGCTGAAAGAACTTTCAACGGAAATCAAAATAAGGGAACGGGTGGAGCTGCCTGAGCGTATGCTTAAAAGCCTGAAAGAGGAAGATCTGAAAGAATACAATGAACGTTTCAGGGCCTACAAAAAAAGAAAAGGATTGAATTGA
- a CDS encoding ArnT family glycosyltransferase: MTKKALILGFFILVKFALHYVIIAPEYDLHRDEYLHLDQGKHLAWGYLSVPPFTSWISFLIQLLGNSEHWVKFFPALFGVLTLVVVWKATEKLGGNLFALILGATAITFSALLRINMLYQPNSADVLGWTLLYFFVLQYIQTGTNKWLYLAAMLAGISFLNKYNIVFLAAGLAPALLLTRHRKLFTNKGLYLAVLLTFLIILPNLIWQYQHHFPVIHHMKLLSKTQLVNVNRLDFLKEQVLFFLGSAFVILAAFISFFIYPAFRKYQVFFWSFVFTLSLFTYLRAKGYYAIGLYPIFIAFGSVYLETIFTKRLAWLRPVAVLAIIGLFIPAFRVAFPMKSPADIALDSKTYKNLGLLRWEDGKDHELPQDFADMLGWKELAEKVDAAYEKISDKKHTLVLCDNYGQAGAINYYSKFKNISAVTLHADYIDWISLNDEVKNIILVQNADDDDKERKKEKPLFREIRQTDSLKNPFAREFGTSIYVLLDARVSINDILRKDMEEKRWR; this comes from the coding sequence TTGACAAAGAAAGCGCTTATCCTCGGTTTTTTCATACTCGTTAAATTCGCGCTTCATTATGTCATCATCGCTCCCGAATATGATTTGCACCGGGATGAATACCTGCACCTCGACCAGGGCAAACACCTGGCCTGGGGGTATCTGTCGGTTCCGCCTTTTACTTCCTGGATTTCCTTTCTGATCCAACTGCTGGGCAATTCGGAGCACTGGGTAAAATTTTTTCCTGCACTTTTTGGAGTACTGACATTGGTGGTTGTCTGGAAAGCCACTGAGAAACTGGGAGGGAATTTGTTTGCACTCATACTGGGTGCTACGGCTATCACCTTTTCTGCACTGCTGAGGATTAACATGCTCTACCAGCCAAACTCTGCCGACGTGCTGGGCTGGACGTTGCTCTACTTTTTTGTGCTTCAGTATATCCAAACCGGTACAAATAAATGGCTTTACCTCGCAGCTATGTTAGCAGGGATAAGCTTTTTAAACAAATACAATATTGTTTTTCTGGCAGCAGGCCTGGCGCCTGCACTTTTGCTGACACGTCATCGTAAATTATTCACGAATAAGGGGTTGTACCTGGCAGTACTCCTTACATTCCTGATCATCCTGCCCAATCTGATCTGGCAGTACCAGCATCATTTTCCGGTGATACACCACATGAAACTACTGTCAAAAACCCAGCTGGTAAATGTAAACAGGCTGGATTTTCTCAAAGAGCAGGTACTTTTTTTCCTCGGATCGGCGTTTGTCATCCTGGCCGCTTTCATTTCATTTTTTATTTATCCTGCCTTCAGGAAATACCAGGTTTTCTTCTGGTCATTTGTTTTCACCTTATCACTCTTTACCTATCTGCGCGCCAAAGGCTACTATGCCATAGGGCTTTATCCCATTTTCATCGCATTTGGATCGGTTTATCTTGAAACAATATTTACCAAAAGGCTGGCCTGGCTTCGCCCGGTGGCTGTTCTGGCTATTATTGGGTTATTCATCCCGGCTTTCAGGGTTGCCTTTCCAATGAAAAGCCCTGCGGATATTGCCCTGGATTCAAAAACATATAAAAATTTGGGGCTGCTGCGCTGGGAAGATGGAAAAGACCATGAGCTGCCTCAGGATTTTGCAGATATGCTGGGCTGGAAAGAATTGGCGGAAAAAGTGGATGCCGCTTACGAAAAAATAAGCGACAAAAAACATACCCTGGTACTCTGCGATAATTACGGGCAGGCCGGTGCAATCAACTATTATTCAAAATTTAAAAACATCAGTGCCGTTACCCTGCATGCCGATTATATAGACTGGATTTCGCTGAACGACGAAGTAAAAAATATAATTCTCGTGCAAAATGCTGATGACGATGACAAGGAACGAAAAAAGGAAAAACCCCTTTTCAGGGAAATACGCCAGACAGACAGCTTAAAAAATCCATTTGCCCGTGAATTTGGAACCAGTATCTATGTTTTGCTTGACGCCCGGGTTTCTATTAACGACATTCTCAGAAAAGACATGGAAGAAAAAAGGTGGCGCTGA
- a CDS encoding glycoside hydrolase family 32 protein, whose translation MSGIEITTRKSIMKMIRTFLILFFTCLGLSLSQAADITIKITNRYLNLPVSQKQNRGTMQFEVGGKQERAFKIRLAADPEYWVFCDMAALRGQTIKISYDGHAAGLDKIYQADQIAGQDSLYREKNRPQFHFTSRRGWNNDPNGLIFYEGEYHLFYQHNPYEKEWENMSWGHAVSEDMLHWKELPTALSPDHLGTMFSGSTVIDYNNTAGFNKGNTPAMVAVYTADSPEKEVQCIAYSLDKGRTWTKYDQNPVIDSKAKWNSKDTRDPRVFWYKPGKHWVLVLNERDGHTIYTSKNLKDWKAESHVTGFWECPDLFELPVDGDRSKTKWVMYGASNTYMVGSFDGKTFRPESGKHYYTTGTIYAAQTFTNIPESDGRRIQIGWGRVSHPGMPFNGMMLLPTELTLQTTKNGVRLFSVPVKETGKLFKLIHQWPVLAAAEANNKLKEFKDTDRLRIKTTIKLSHATSAGLSLFGQNILNYDLNFNLVNGVFYSPEDMTSAEITADIYIDRTSIEVFIDGGAYSYSLERRAAQGNKEGFQFWGNAIEVKGLDVYSADTIWK comes from the coding sequence ATGTCTGGTATAGAAATCACTACCCGGAAATCAATTATGAAAATGATCAGAACTTTTCTAATCCTCTTTTTTACCTGCTTAGGACTATCCCTCTCCCAGGCTGCAGACATTACGATTAAAATCACCAACAGGTACCTCAACCTTCCCGTTTCTCAAAAGCAAAACAGAGGTACCATGCAATTTGAGGTAGGTGGGAAGCAGGAACGCGCCTTTAAAATACGACTGGCAGCTGACCCAGAGTATTGGGTATTCTGTGATATGGCCGCCTTACGAGGACAGACGATTAAAATCAGCTATGATGGCCATGCCGCAGGGTTGGATAAAATTTACCAGGCTGATCAGATAGCGGGGCAGGATTCACTTTACAGAGAAAAAAATCGTCCACAATTTCATTTTACTTCCAGAAGAGGCTGGAACAACGACCCAAACGGGCTGATCTTTTACGAAGGCGAATACCACCTTTTTTACCAGCATAATCCTTATGAAAAAGAGTGGGAAAATATGTCGTGGGGGCATGCCGTAAGCGAGGATATGCTTCACTGGAAAGAACTGCCAACTGCTCTGAGTCCTGATCACCTGGGTACTATGTTTTCGGGATCAACCGTAATTGACTACAACAATACTGCTGGTTTTAACAAAGGTAACACCCCGGCGATGGTGGCTGTCTACACAGCAGATTCTCCCGAAAAGGAAGTTCAGTGTATTGCGTACAGCCTGGATAAAGGTCGCACCTGGACGAAATATGATCAAAATCCGGTGATCGACTCAAAAGCAAAATGGAACAGCAAGGACACCAGAGATCCCCGGGTATTCTGGTACAAACCCGGCAAGCATTGGGTGCTCGTACTGAATGAGCGCGACGGCCATACCATTTATACTTCCAAAAACCTGAAAGACTGGAAAGCCGAAAGTCACGTTACTGGTTTCTGGGAATGCCCTGACCTGTTCGAACTTCCCGTTGACGGCGACAGAAGTAAAACCAAATGGGTTATGTATGGTGCTTCCAATACTTACATGGTCGGTTCATTTGACGGCAAAACCTTCCGGCCGGAATCCGGCAAGCATTATTATACCACCGGTACGATATACGCAGCACAAACCTTCACCAACATTCCTGAGTCAGACGGGCGTAGGATACAGATCGGCTGGGGCAGGGTGTCGCATCCGGGAATGCCCTTCAACGGCATGATGCTCCTGCCCACAGAACTGACCCTGCAAACCACCAAAAATGGGGTAAGGCTGTTCAGCGTCCCGGTGAAGGAAACAGGCAAATTGTTTAAGCTGATTCATCAATGGCCTGTATTAGCTGCGGCAGAAGCCAACAACAAATTAAAGGAATTCAAAGATACTGACCGGCTGCGTATCAAAACAACGATAAAGCTATCGCACGCTACCAGTGCGGGTTTAAGTCTTTTTGGACAGAACATTCTCAATTATGACCTGAATTTCAATCTGGTGAATGGGGTATTTTACTCACCGGAAGATATGACGAGTGCGGAAATCACAGCGGATATTTACATCGACCGGACATCCATCGAGGTATTTATCGACGGGGGTGCTTACTCATATTCCTTGGAAAGGCGGGCCGCTCAGGGTAACAAGGAAGGGTTTCAGTTTTGGGGAAATGCCATTGAGGTAAAAGGGCTGGATGTTTACAGTGCTGATACGATCTGGAAGTAG
- a CDS encoding glycosyltransferase family 9 protein, protein MTFDKKINAWRRALMQKLTRNIGPAETGNGPSDKSEIVKILISRPNHRLGNLLLITPLVQEIKETLPHARVDLFVKGNLAPLVFRNYDNVDTIIQLPKKPFSDFFGYLGGWLAIKRKRYDMVINVVGGSSSGRVSARMANAKYRFFGDAEQDTSGNYPDHAHLGKSPVYRFRNYLKKWGLGEREQKIAPLDLKLSPSEIEQGKRILDELVLNANPTICLFTNATGDKRYPDTWWKVFYERLKTEFPGCNIIEVLPVENISQIDFKAPVYSHPDIRVIGSFIANTAVFIAADSGMMHLSSGVQTPTIGLFKVTAEKSYEPYNPGSVAINTNVSGLEDYIDAVRGILLQKGKNRDVYKKEM, encoded by the coding sequence ATGACCTTTGATAAAAAAATAAATGCATGGAGACGGGCTCTGATGCAGAAGCTGACCAGAAACATTGGTCCTGCAGAAACAGGTAACGGTCCGTCGGACAAGAGCGAAATTGTAAAAATACTGATCAGCAGACCTAATCACAGGCTGGGAAATCTCTTGCTGATTACCCCCCTTGTACAGGAAATTAAGGAAACGCTTCCGCATGCCCGTGTGGACCTGTTCGTTAAGGGTAATCTGGCACCGCTGGTATTCCGTAACTATGATAATGTGGACACCATTATTCAGTTGCCTAAAAAGCCTTTCAGTGATTTCTTTGGATATCTGGGAGGTTGGCTAGCGATTAAAAGAAAACGTTACGATATGGTGATAAACGTTGTCGGCGGTTCTTCTTCCGGAAGAGTTTCCGCCCGGATGGCCAATGCCAAATACCGCTTCTTTGGAGACGCCGAGCAGGATACTTCCGGAAATTATCCTGATCATGCGCATCTGGGTAAATCTCCCGTGTACCGTTTCCGGAATTATTTAAAAAAATGGGGTTTGGGTGAGCGTGAGCAAAAAATTGCCCCTTTGGACCTGAAATTATCTCCGTCGGAAATAGAGCAGGGAAAACGTATTCTGGACGAGCTGGTCTTGAACGCTAACCCGACTATCTGCCTTTTTACCAATGCAACAGGTGATAAACGTTATCCGGATACCTGGTGGAAGGTATTTTATGAAAGGTTAAAAACGGAGTTTCCTGGCTGTAATATTATCGAGGTTCTGCCAGTTGAGAACATCTCACAGATTGATTTTAAGGCTCCGGTCTATTCGCATCCGGATATCCGGGTGATCGGATCTTTCATTGCCAATACTGCTGTTTTCATTGCTGCTGACAGCGGTATGATGCACCTCAGCAGCGGTGTTCAAACTCCAACCATTGGATTATTCAAGGTAACTGCCGAAAAATCTTATGAACCATACAATCCCGGAAGTGTTGCTATCAATACCAATGTGAGTGGGCTGGAAGACTATATCGATGCTGTACGGGGCATACTGTTGCAAAAGGGAAAAAACCGGGATGTGTACAAAAAGGAAATGTAA
- a CDS encoding lipopolysaccharide kinase InaA family protein, with product MNTIEYDIRNDFSDLREFALSLSETFDNMGAVILDNRNVIKKIEIPQGTFVIKDFKGMYFFNRLGYSLFSRSKAEKSFRNSQNLNKRGISTPAHVGWINYYNLGLLKRSFFISVYHPYETLRETLKRNLNNKPHQSLLYHHLLKFIIKLHKAGVYHDDFSLTNMLVKPTKEGYQFSLVDLNRIRFMKVNFRQGLQNFGKLEIPEADLEKLIRAYAVEAGESPDSAVDLFWADNKRRLYLRRFRKTLRRYTLTPLENFYRKGISRYWSQPCNALLFCYFTEISGNVQSW from the coding sequence ATGAATACGATAGAATACGATATCCGGAATGACTTTTCTGACCTTAGAGAATTTGCACTAAGCCTTTCAGAAACCTTCGACAATATGGGGGCGGTGATACTGGACAACCGCAATGTGATCAAAAAGATAGAGATCCCGCAGGGTACTTTTGTGATTAAAGACTTTAAGGGAATGTATTTTTTTAACAGGCTGGGTTACTCCCTGTTTTCCAGGTCAAAAGCGGAAAAGTCGTTCAGGAACTCTCAGAACCTGAACAAAAGGGGGATCAGTACGCCTGCACATGTAGGATGGATCAATTACTACAATCTGGGTTTGCTCAAAAGGAGTTTTTTTATAAGTGTCTATCATCCTTATGAAACCCTGCGCGAGACACTTAAAAGAAATTTGAACAATAAACCGCATCAATCGCTTTTGTATCATCATCTTCTTAAATTCATCATCAAACTTCATAAAGCCGGGGTATACCATGACGATTTTTCCTTAACCAATATGCTGGTGAAACCCACGAAAGAAGGGTACCAGTTTTCGCTGGTGGACCTGAACCGCATCAGATTTATGAAGGTGAATTTCCGGCAGGGGCTGCAAAATTTCGGCAAACTGGAAATTCCGGAGGCAGACCTCGAAAAGCTGATCAGGGCGTATGCTGTTGAAGCAGGAGAGTCGCCTGATTCTGCTGTTGATCTGTTCTGGGCGGATAACAAAAGAAGGTTATATCTGCGCAGATTTCGTAAAACCTTAAGGAGGTATACCCTGACCCCGCTTGAAAATTTTTATAGAAAAGGCATATCGCGGTATTGGAGCCAGCCCTGCAATGCATTGCTTTTTTGTTACTTCACAGAAATAAGTGGGAATGTGCAGAGCTGGTGA
- a CDS encoding metallophosphoesterase: MTDFIGDIHGHADKLEELLLKMGYTHRNGSYSHPERKVLFVGDYIDRGPKIRETLRIVKDMVDSGNATALMGNHEFNAITFHYELEGGGHLRKHLIKNMIQHYETIRQFHNRQKEYDDYIEWFKTLALFQETESFRAVHAGWDNQSIAFLSKTLPNGKLTDDLIYKSEKKETELTTALEITLRGKQITLPAGHYYEDEDGTKRNEIRVKWWKNPMQLSYSEISVDPIATLPETPVDLSLLPNADYYNHESKPVFFGHYWLRGTPVLIQQNLCCLDFSIAKNGHLAAYRFDGEKELSDSKLVYV; the protein is encoded by the coding sequence ATGACAGATTTCATCGGAGACATCCACGGACACGCAGACAAACTTGAAGAATTACTGCTTAAAATGGGTTACACGCACCGGAACGGAAGTTATTCCCATCCCGAAAGAAAGGTACTTTTTGTTGGAGACTATATCGACCGCGGGCCGAAAATCAGGGAAACCCTGCGAATAGTAAAAGATATGGTGGATAGTGGCAACGCAACTGCACTCATGGGAAATCATGAATTTAATGCTATCACATTCCATTATGAGCTGGAAGGCGGCGGACATTTACGCAAACACCTGATCAAAAACATGATTCAGCACTATGAAACCATCAGGCAGTTCCATAACCGGCAGAAAGAATATGACGATTATATTGAATGGTTTAAGACACTTGCTTTGTTTCAGGAGACAGAAAGTTTCAGAGCAGTCCATGCGGGTTGGGACAACCAAAGCATTGCTTTTTTAAGTAAAACATTACCAAATGGAAAACTGACGGATGATCTGATTTATAAGTCTGAAAAAAAAGAAACTGAACTGACCACAGCATTGGAAATTACCTTACGAGGTAAGCAGATCACCCTCCCCGCAGGCCATTATTACGAGGATGAAGATGGAACCAAACGCAATGAGATCAGGGTAAAGTGGTGGAAAAACCCCATGCAGTTGTCGTACAGCGAGATCAGCGTGGATCCCATAGCGACATTGCCTGAAACCCCTGTCGACCTAAGTTTACTGCCAAACGCCGATTATTATAATCATGAAAGCAAGCCTGTATTTTTTGGTCATTACTGGTTACGGGGTACTCCGGTGCTGATTCAGCAGAACCTTTGCTGCCTTGATTTCAGCATCGCAAAAAATGGACACCTGGCGGCTTACCGGTTCGACGGGGAAAAGGAGCTAAGCGACAGCAAACTGGTATATGTATAA
- a CDS encoding HD domain-containing protein codes for MKKTDSFDRLEKFVLELARYAHKDQVRKYTGEPYIHHLIGVANLVKEYGGSTEMVCAALLHDVVEDTSTSDAQLYQILSATELSEEEARKIVSLVMELTDRFVKENYPDLNRRQRKALECERLSQISPDAQTIKLCDLIDNSSTIRESGNDFARVYLAEKQDILKVMTMGNPQLYERAMQTGR; via the coding sequence ATGAAAAAAACTGACTCCTTTGACCGTCTTGAAAAATTTGTGCTTGAACTTGCCAGGTACGCCCATAAAGATCAAGTGCGCAAGTATACCGGCGAACCCTACATTCATCATCTTATAGGCGTGGCTAACCTTGTGAAAGAATATGGCGGCAGTACTGAAATGGTCTGTGCAGCCCTGCTGCATGATGTAGTTGAAGATACTTCCACAAGCGACGCACAACTCTATCAGATACTAAGCGCAACAGAACTTTCGGAAGAGGAAGCCCGAAAGATCGTTTCTCTCGTGATGGAGCTTACCGACAGATTCGTAAAAGAGAACTATCCCGACCTGAACCGCCGACAGCGAAAAGCTTTGGAATGCGAACGATTGTCACAGATTTCGCCTGACGCTCAAACCATCAAATTATGTGATCTAATCGATAATTCCTCCACGATCCGCGAAAGCGGGAATGACTTTGCCCGGGTCTATCTTGCCGAAAAACAGGATATACTAAAAGTGATGACCATGGGGAACCCGCAACTTTATGAACGCGCCATGCAGACAGGCCGCTGA
- a CDS encoding RapZ C-terminal domain-containing protein, with the protein MIAVEVRSFSFLKGYPVETSVHGGGFVFDCRCIKNPGQVDHLKPLTGRDGPVADYLLTETDMPAFLLEIQAILKRSITSYLKSGYDSLSVSFGCTGGQHRSLYAAEQTEKWLLQEFKDKVTVVKNHREFPE; encoded by the coding sequence ATGATTGCCGTAGAAGTCAGAAGCTTTTCTTTTCTGAAAGGATACCCGGTCGAAACCTCAGTCCATGGCGGAGGTTTCGTTTTTGATTGCAGGTGTATTAAAAACCCTGGACAGGTGGATCATCTGAAACCATTAACGGGACGAGACGGCCCGGTTGCCGATTATCTGCTGACAGAAACGGATATGCCCGCCTTTCTGCTTGAGATACAGGCAATTCTGAAGCGGAGCATTACCAGCTATCTGAAGAGCGGTTATGACTCGTTGTCTGTATCTTTCGGATGTACCGGCGGGCAGCATCGCTCACTGTACGCTGCCGAACAGACTGAAAAATGGTTGTTGCAGGAATTCAAGGATAAGGTGACCGTAGTGAAAAATCACAGGGAATTCCCGGAATAG